In Equus asinus isolate D_3611 breed Donkey chromosome 13, EquAss-T2T_v2, whole genome shotgun sequence, one DNA window encodes the following:
- the RSKR gene encoding ribosomal protein S6 kinase-related protein isoform X1, producing MGAVSCRQGQHTGVAAPHKQGHNIRGAWVQGWKSLWSGVGASRSGLEELWGLRGHQCLHQEPVEPAPRLVEKPLSEWPVPQFINLFLPEFPLRPLRGHQQLKILGLVAKGSFGTVLKVLDCGQKAVFAVKVVPKVKVLQRDILRQCKEEVSIQRQINHPFVHGLGDSWQGKRHLFISYLHDLGIIHRDVKMENILLDERGHLKLTDFGLSRHLPQGSQAYTICGTLQYMAPEVLSGGPYNHAADWWSLGVLLFSLATGKFPVTAERDHVAMLASVTHYDSEIPASLNQGLSRLLHELLCQNPLHRLRYLHHFQVHPFFRGVAFDPELLQKQPVNFVMETQATQPSPSESMLFKDFDCNLESYLVHPSLA from the exons atgGGAGCAGTAAGCTGTCGGCAGGGGCAACACACCGGGGTGGCTGCTCCTCATAAG CAGGGTCACAACATTCGGGGTGCCTGGGTTCAAGGCTGGAAGAGCCTCTGGTCAGGTGTGGGGGCCAGCAGGTCAGGTCTGGAAGAGCTATGGGGACTACGGGGGCATCAGTGCCTGCACCAGGAGCCCGTGGAGCCAGCCCCACGGCTAGTAGAGAAGCCTCTGTCTGAGTGGCCAGTGCCTCAGTTCATCAACCTCTTTCTACCGGAGTTTCCCCTTAGGCCCCTTAGGGGGCATCAGCAGCTGAAG ATTTTAGGCCTTGTGGCTAAAGGGTCCTTCGGAACTGTCCTCAAGGTACTAGATTGTGGCCAGAAAGCAGTATTTGCAGTGAAG GTGGTGCCCAAGGTGAAGGTCCTACAGAGGGACATCCTGAGGCAGTGCAAAGAAGAGGTTAGCATCCAG CGACAGATCAACCATCCTTTTGTACATGGTTTGGGGGACAGCTGGCAGGGAAAACGGCACCTCTTCATTA GCTATCTCCATGACTTGGGCATCATCCATCGAGATGTGAAG ATGGAGAATATCCTTCTGGATGAACGAG GCCATCTGAAACTGACAGACTTTGGTTTGTCCCGCCATCTGCCCCAGGGATCTCAAGCCTATACTATCTGTGGCACTCTTCAATACATGG CCCCAGAGGTCCTGAGTGGAGGGCCTTACAACCATGCTGCTGATTGGTGGTCCCTAGgtgttttgcttttctctctggcAACTGGAAAG TTCCCAGTGACTGCAGAAAGAGATCACGTGGCCATGTTGGCAAGTGTGACCCACTATGACTCTGAGATCCCAGCTTCTCTTAACCAGGGGCTCTCACGTCTGCTCCATGAG CTCTTATGCCAGAATCCCCTCCACCGTCTGCGTTACTTGCATCACTTCCAGGTCCACCCTTTCTTCCGGGGTGTGGCCTTTGACCCAGAGCTCCTACAGAAGCAGCCAGTTAACTTTGTCATGGAGACACAAGCTACCCAGCCCAGCCCATCGGAGTCCATGCTCTTCAAGGACTTTGACTGTAACCTGGAGTCCTACCTGGTCCACCCCAGCCTTGCTTGA
- the RSKR gene encoding ribosomal protein S6 kinase-related protein isoform X2 has translation MGAVSCRQGQHTGVAAPHKQGHNIRGAWVQGWKSLWSGVGASRSGLEELWGLRGHQCLHQEPVEPAPRLVEKPLSEWPVPQFINLFLPEFPLRPLRGHQQLKILGLVAKGSFGTVLKVLDCGQKAVFAVKVVPKVKVLQRDILRQCKEEVSIQMENILLDERGHLKLTDFGLSRHLPQGSQAYTICGTLQYMAPEVLSGGPYNHAADWWSLGVLLFSLATGKFPVTAERDHVAMLASVTHYDSEIPASLNQGLSRLLHELLCQNPLHRLRYLHHFQVHPFFRGVAFDPELLQKQPVNFVMETQATQPSPSESMLFKDFDCNLESYLVHPSLA, from the exons atgGGAGCAGTAAGCTGTCGGCAGGGGCAACACACCGGGGTGGCTGCTCCTCATAAG CAGGGTCACAACATTCGGGGTGCCTGGGTTCAAGGCTGGAAGAGCCTCTGGTCAGGTGTGGGGGCCAGCAGGTCAGGTCTGGAAGAGCTATGGGGACTACGGGGGCATCAGTGCCTGCACCAGGAGCCCGTGGAGCCAGCCCCACGGCTAGTAGAGAAGCCTCTGTCTGAGTGGCCAGTGCCTCAGTTCATCAACCTCTTTCTACCGGAGTTTCCCCTTAGGCCCCTTAGGGGGCATCAGCAGCTGAAG ATTTTAGGCCTTGTGGCTAAAGGGTCCTTCGGAACTGTCCTCAAGGTACTAGATTGTGGCCAGAAAGCAGTATTTGCAGTGAAG GTGGTGCCCAAGGTGAAGGTCCTACAGAGGGACATCCTGAGGCAGTGCAAAGAAGAGGTTAGCATCCAG ATGGAGAATATCCTTCTGGATGAACGAG GCCATCTGAAACTGACAGACTTTGGTTTGTCCCGCCATCTGCCCCAGGGATCTCAAGCCTATACTATCTGTGGCACTCTTCAATACATGG CCCCAGAGGTCCTGAGTGGAGGGCCTTACAACCATGCTGCTGATTGGTGGTCCCTAGgtgttttgcttttctctctggcAACTGGAAAG TTCCCAGTGACTGCAGAAAGAGATCACGTGGCCATGTTGGCAAGTGTGACCCACTATGACTCTGAGATCCCAGCTTCTCTTAACCAGGGGCTCTCACGTCTGCTCCATGAG CTCTTATGCCAGAATCCCCTCCACCGTCTGCGTTACTTGCATCACTTCCAGGTCCACCCTTTCTTCCGGGGTGTGGCCTTTGACCCAGAGCTCCTACAGAAGCAGCCAGTTAACTTTGTCATGGAGACACAAGCTACCCAGCCCAGCCCATCGGAGTCCATGCTCTTCAAGGACTTTGACTGTAACCTGGAGTCCTACCTGGTCCACCCCAGCCTTGCTTGA
- the RSKR gene encoding ribosomal protein S6 kinase-related protein isoform X3, whose translation MGAVSCRQGQHTGVAAPHKQGHNIRGAWVQGWKSLWSGVGASRSGLEELWGLRGHQCLHQEPVEPAPRLVEKPLSEWPVPQFINLFLPEFPLRPLRGHQQLKILGLVAKGSFGTVLKVLDCGQKAVFAVKVVPKVKVLQRDILRQCKEEVSIQRQINHPFVHGLGDSWQGKRHLFIMCSYCSTDLYSLWSAVGCFAEASIRLFAAELVLVLCYLHDLGIIHRDVKMENILLDERGHLKLTDFGLSRHLPQGSQAYTICGTLQYMAPEVLSGGPYNHAADWWSLGVLLFSLATGKFPVTAERDHVAMLASVTHYDSEIPASLNQGLSRLLHELLCQNPLHRLRYLHHFQVHPFFRGVAFDPELLQKQPVNFVMETQATQPSPSESMLFKDFDCNLESYLVHPSLA comes from the exons atgGGAGCAGTAAGCTGTCGGCAGGGGCAACACACCGGGGTGGCTGCTCCTCATAAG CAGGGTCACAACATTCGGGGTGCCTGGGTTCAAGGCTGGAAGAGCCTCTGGTCAGGTGTGGGGGCCAGCAGGTCAGGTCTGGAAGAGCTATGGGGACTACGGGGGCATCAGTGCCTGCACCAGGAGCCCGTGGAGCCAGCCCCACGGCTAGTAGAGAAGCCTCTGTCTGAGTGGCCAGTGCCTCAGTTCATCAACCTCTTTCTACCGGAGTTTCCCCTTAGGCCCCTTAGGGGGCATCAGCAGCTGAAG ATTTTAGGCCTTGTGGCTAAAGGGTCCTTCGGAACTGTCCTCAAGGTACTAGATTGTGGCCAGAAAGCAGTATTTGCAGTGAAG GTGGTGCCCAAGGTGAAGGTCCTACAGAGGGACATCCTGAGGCAGTGCAAAGAAGAGGTTAGCATCCAG CGACAGATCAACCATCCTTTTGTACATGGTTTGGGGGACAGCTGGCAGGGAAAACGGCACCTCTTCATTA TGTGCAGCTACTGCAGCACAGATCTGTACTCCCTGTGGTCTGCTGTTGGCTGCTTTGCTGAGGCTTCCATCCGCCTTTTTGCTGCTGAGCTGGTCCTGGTACTGT GCTATCTCCATGACTTGGGCATCATCCATCGAGATGTGAAG ATGGAGAATATCCTTCTGGATGAACGAG GCCATCTGAAACTGACAGACTTTGGTTTGTCCCGCCATCTGCCCCAGGGATCTCAAGCCTATACTATCTGTGGCACTCTTCAATACATGG CCCCAGAGGTCCTGAGTGGAGGGCCTTACAACCATGCTGCTGATTGGTGGTCCCTAGgtgttttgcttttctctctggcAACTGGAAAG TTCCCAGTGACTGCAGAAAGAGATCACGTGGCCATGTTGGCAAGTGTGACCCACTATGACTCTGAGATCCCAGCTTCTCTTAACCAGGGGCTCTCACGTCTGCTCCATGAG CTCTTATGCCAGAATCCCCTCCACCGTCTGCGTTACTTGCATCACTTCCAGGTCCACCCTTTCTTCCGGGGTGTGGCCTTTGACCCAGAGCTCCTACAGAAGCAGCCAGTTAACTTTGTCATGGAGACACAAGCTACCCAGCCCAGCCCATCGGAGTCCATGCTCTTCAAGGACTTTGACTGTAACCTGGAGTCCTACCTGGTCCACCCCAGCCTTGCTTGA